TCCTAAAAAAATAAGTATTTTTTTAAAAAAATTCAAAGATATTTTGGAAAAAAATAAAACTAATTTAGATACTGAGATTAGATTTTCGCTAGATTGGAGTAAAAATATAATTAAAAATATACCATATTTATTTGAAAGTTATTCTGTAAATATATTTGAAGATTTTTTAAAGAATACTCCTGCCTTTATTATATCAGCAGGTCCATCTCTTAATAAAAATATACAATTGCTGAAGGCAATTGATAATAGAGGGATAATAATATGTACAGATACTGCCCTTAAACCTATGTTAAAAAACAATATAAAGCCCCATCTCGTTATATCTGTAGATGGTAGTTGTAAAAATTATAAAAAATATGAAAATACAGAATATGCAGATATACCTCTGTTCTACAGTGTGAAAGTTAATGATAAGATATTAAGCGAATGCAAAAGTAAAAAAGTTATTTATTCAGCTTATGATGAAGAGTTAAGTAAAATATTAAAAAAACTAAACATTGGATTATCTAATCTTCCTAGTGGAGGTTCTGTTGCAAACAATGCATTGTCACTTGCTATTTTTATGAATGCAAATCCTATAGTCTTAGTAGGCCAGGATTTAGCTTATTCGAACAACCAAAAACATGCAACAGGAACTTTATACGATGATTCTAAAAATTATATAGATCAAGAAGAAAAGTTAGTAGAAGGAATTGATGGGAAATTGTTAAAAACGAATGAAAGTCTATTAACTTTTTTGAAATGGTTCGAAGATGTTATAAAAAGAGATAAAAATAATAGAGTATATGTAAATGCTACAGAAGGTGGAGCTAATATTAAAGGGACAACAGTAATGAAATTAGAAGATGTTATAAATAGATACTGTAATGAACCGAAGGATTTAAATTTAAGATTTAATAATTTACTTGAAAATTCAACATATTTTATTAATGAAGAATATAGAAAGGAAGTAATCGGTATATTTGAGGATGAACTTTTTAATTTAATAAAGTACAAAAATATTTTAGAAGAAAATATAAAAATATGTGAAATTTTAATAAATGAAATAGATTCTAAATTGATTAGAGAATATTTAGAGATTTTGGATTTAAATGATAGAAAGATATCGAATGTTAAAAATGAAACAATTTTTATTGGAAGTGTTTTGACAAATGCTACTAACAATATAATTTTAAATATAAGAAGAAATAATAATCTTAATGAAAGTGAGAATGAAAATAATAAAAGTATAGCATTAGATAATAGTTTATATCTATATCAAGAACTTATTAAAAGTATAGAATATATAATACCCATAATAAAAACTACTATTAATAAATTAATAAGGTAGGTATATTAAATTGAAAAATATCAATAAAAACATATATATAAAAAACATAGAGTTATTAAAGCAATATTATCCAGAGTACATTAAAGTATTAGAAGATAATAAATATAATGATGAAAAAGTTAAAGTAATAGAAACCAGAGATGGAAATATATCTTTAATAGTAGAAAAGGGAAAAAAAATAACTATTCATAGCAAATATAAGCCTATTGAAGAAGCTAAAAGATGGACTAAAAATATCCAAATAGAAGAAAATGATTGTATATTTGTTTTTGGGATGGGCCTTTTATACCATGTTGATTTTTTATTAGAAAAAATAAGACAAAACAATAAATTGATTATTATTGAACCTAGTATAGAAGTATTAAAAAAAACTATTTCTGTAGTAGATTTAGAAAATATCATTTTAAATAACAATATAAGCATAGTTTTATATAATGATGAACATTTTAAGGATAGAGTATCAAAAATTTTAATGGAGACAGGATTGCAGCGAATAAATTATAAATATTTAAAATTACAAACATATGTAAATGCTTTTGTAGAGGAATATAGAGATTATTTAAACGTCCTAAATAATGCTAAAATAGATATACTTACGCAAAAGAATACAATAATAAATTCAAGTGAAGAATGGACAAAAAATGATTATAAAAACTTAAAGCATTTAAAAAATAGCATAAATATATCATGTTTTTTTAATAAATTCAAAAATATACCGGCTATATTAGTATCTGCAGGACCTTCATTAGATAAGAACATTGAATATATCAGGAATTTTAAAGATAAATGTTTAATTATTGCTGTAGATACTTCTTTAAAAGCATTAATAACAAAAGACATAAATCCCCATATGGTTATTTCTGTAGATGGAACATATAAGAATTATGATAAAATTAAAGGATTAGATTTTAGTAATATTCCTTTAGTGTATACAAACAGGGTATATTATAAGATTCTAGAAGAGCATAAAGGGAAGAAAATAATATATGATTTTGATTCAAATATTGTATCGAATTTGTTTAGTAGAATTGGAGAGGATATTGGAATTTTAGAAGAACAAGGTTCTGTTTCAACTTGTGCATTAGATTTTTTAATTAAAATAGGAGCTAATCCAATAGTTTTTGTTGGGCAAGATTTAGCTTATACTGATGATAAAAAGTATGCACAAAATACTATGTATGATTATGTTGATTATGAAAGATATGGAGATTTTGGATTTGAAAGTTTTGTTGATGGATATTATGGTGGGAAAGTAAAAACTGATTATGCATTAAGACGATTTTTAGAATATTTTGAGACTAGAATATATAAGGAAAAAGAAAAAATAGAATTTATAAATGCAACAGAAGGTGGAGCTAATATTAAAGGGTGTAAGAATATAACTTTAAAAAATCTTAAAAATGAATTTGAAAATAAAATCAATATTGGAATGACTATTAACAATATATTTAAAATAAAATCGATTATTAACAATGAAAATAAGGATAGATTTGTAAAAGAATTAGAAAAAATGTATCTAAGTATAAAAAATATAGAAAATAAATTAAACCAAGTACTAAAACAAATTGAACAACTACATCTAATTTATGATAAAAATGATTATTATTATAAAATTAAAGAAATTAAAGAAATTATAGCTATAGTTGATCAATTTGAAGAGTTTTTACAAAATAAAAAAGATGAAATAATTTTAATGAATTATGAATTATTTAAATGGGAACAAGAAGTAATTGCTATTACTAAAAATAGTAATATTTTAAATATAGATGAAAGACAAAAAGGATTAATTATAGCTAAAAATAATAAAATAATATATGAAAAATTAAAAGATATAGTAATAGATCACAAAAAAAAATTAGAAACATGTTTAAGTGAAATCTAAAGGTTAGAGTTATGTTATAGCTAATATTTATTATGATGAATATGCTATATCTGCAATAATAGGAAAAAATAAAACATTAGTATGCTAATTTAATCGATAAAAAAGTAGTGGGATTGGATTGGATATAATTAAAGAAGTTTATATATATAATTTAATATAAATAAGGGGGAAAAATGAAGAATATAGTTTTGCTTAAAGGTAAGTTTCAGTATGATGTAGTTAATAGATTTATTGATTATATAGAAAAAGGTTTTTATAAATTAGGATATGAAACTAGAATAATTGAATTTAGTAATTTTGATTCTGAAGAAAAGAAAAATGAATATATATATAAATTATTAACATTTATTGATAATGATACACAATTTGTATTTTTATTTAATTTAATTATGAATAATGTATTGAAAGGGTTTACCAAAATATATGATAAACTTAATTTTTTAACAGTAGGTTTTTTAGTAGATAGCACTATTCTTCATTATGATAGAGTTAAAAATATATCAGATAAAGATGTTTTATTTTGTATGGATGAAAATCATATAGATATAGCAAAATTATATACTAAAAATGTATATTTTTCACCTCATGGAGGTTGTGAAGCAAGAACAAAAATAAGTATAGACTCTTGTAAAAGAAATAAGCCTATTGTCTTTGCTGGTACTTATGAAAACTCTAATGAAATTTTTAATGATTGGAAATATTATGATGAAACAACTAGAAAAAATATGTTAGAAATTCTAGAATTAGGAATGAGCTCAAAAGAATTATATTTAGAGAATATAGTTATAGATTTTCTAAAATCAAGATTTGAATTTGAAGACATGATGGAGTCTGGAGGATATCAAATATTCACAGAAATTGATAGATATATAAGAATGAAGAGAAGAGAAGATATTATAAACTCTTTAATTAATAAAGGACTTAAGGTAGAATGCTATGGGAAAGGTTGGGAAAATTTTGGACTGGCTGATAAATTAGACGTAAAAGGAAGTGTAAGTTTCAGCTATATACTACATTTGATGCAAAAATCAAAAGTATTTTTAGATTGTACCCCTTCCTATAAAAAAGGAGGACATGAAAGAATATTTTCTAGTATGTTGAATGGTTCAGTGTGTTTTACAGATAGAAATATTTATTTAGGAAAAGAGTTTAAAGAGAATAAAGAAATATTATTTTATGATTATGACAATTTAAATGAAAGTATTGATAGATTAATAGATATTTTAGATAATGACAGCAAAAGAATTGAAATTGCTCAAGATGGTCAAAAAAAGGCATTAGAAAATCATACATGGGAAAATAGAGCTAAGTTTATTGTAGATAAAATAAATGAAATTAAATTATAATTTATAGGAGGATTTATGAAAGTTTTAGTTACGGGTGCAGATGGCTTTATAGGAAGTCATCTAGTTGAAGCTTTATTAGAAGAAGGACATGATGTAAGAGCATTTGCTTATTATAATTCATTTAATTCATGGGGATGGCTTGATACCCTTCCTAAAGATAGATTAAAAGAAATTGAAGTGTTTACAGGTGATATAAGAGATCCTAATGGAGTAAGGGAAGCTATGAAAGGAATAGAGGAGGTTTATCATTTAGCCGCACTTATTGCTATTCCATTTAGTTACCATTCTCCAGATTCTTATGTAGATACAAATATAAAAGGAACTCTTAATGTATTACAAGCCGCTAGAGATTTAGATACTAAAAGAGTATTAGTTACTTCTACATCAGAAGTTTATGGAACAGCTAAATATGTACCAATAGATGAAAAACATCCATTTCAAGGACAATCTCCTTATTCTGCGACTAAAATAGGAGCAGATAGAATAGCAGAGTCGTTCTATAAAAGTTTTAATATGCCAATTAGTATAGTAAGACCTTTCAATACATATGGACCAAGACAATCAGCAAGAGCTGTAATACCTACAATAATAACTCAGCTTTTAGCTGGGAAAGAAGAGATAAAACTTGGAAGTTTAACACCTACTAGAGACTTTAACTATGTAAAAGATACCGCTAGAGGATTTATAGATATAGCTAAAAGTGATAAAACAATAGGAGAAGAGATAAATATAGCAACTCAAAAAGAAATTTCAATAGGAGAATTAGCACAAGAACTTATAAATCAAATAAATCCTAATGCTAAAATAATTTGTGATGAACAAAGAATAAGACCAGAAAAAAGTGAAGTTAATAGATTGCTTGGATCTAATGAAAAAATAAAAAGACTTACAAACTGGGATACAAGATATAGTTTAACAGAAGGAATTGCCGAAACTATAGAGTGGATTAAAAATAATTTAGATAAATATAAAGTTGATATTTATAATCTTTAGATTAAAAAAATAAATGAGGTGATTTTGTGGGAACTAGTAATTGAGGATCTTTTAATAGTATATTAACAGTTTTGGCTACAATAAATCCAAAATCAATGTTAGATGTGGGAGTTGGATTTGGAAGATATGGATTTGTTGCTAGAGAGTTGTTAGATTATGAGATTAATGAAGATGGAAGTTATGCTAAATGGAAAAGAAGAATTGATGGAATAGAGATATTTGAAAAATATTTAACTCCAGTACATGAATATGTATATGATGAAATTTATATAAGAGATGCTTATGATCTTATAAGAGATAAAGATTTTTATTATGATATGGTTTTAATATCAGATGTTATAGAAGATTTCACAAAAAAAATGCTATAACATTAATAAAAAATACTTTGAAGAAAACTAATAATTTGGTAATAAATACTCCTTATATATACTATGACCAAGATGAATTACATAGTAACTCAAATGAAAAACATTTATCTGGTTGGGACATTCAAGATTTTAAAGATTTAGGAGCAAAATATATTTGGAGAGACGGTATATCATTGATTGTTGTGTTTTCAAATAGAGACTTGAATATACCGTTAGCAGAAGATAAAGTAGATGAATTGAATAATCAAGATATAATCAATTTAAAATTAATGTTAAATATGTATTTAGAAACTAATCAATTTAAAGAATCGTATAGAATATCTAAAAAATATACAGAAATATATCCTAATGATTTTGAAATAAATCTAATATGTGCATTTTCAAGTGAAAAGATAGGTTATTTTAAAGAGGCATATAAACATGCTAAATTGGCATATGAAATGAATAGTGAATCACAATATGCAAAAAAAATCATGGAAAGAAATCACTTTTAAAAAATTAATATATTTTAACGAGGAGAAATTAATATGGATAAGTTTATACCTTTATCGGTTCCAAAGTTAAAAGGAAAAGAACTTGAATATGTTACTAACGCTATAGAAACTGAATGGGTATCTACAGGTGGAGCATATATAAATGAGTTTGAAAAAAATATAGCTAAATATTTAAATATAGAAAATGCTGTAGCTTGTCAGAGTGGAACAGCAGGTCTTCATTTGGCTTTAAGATTATGCGAAGTGAAATATGGTGATGAGGTAATAGTTCCAACTCTTACATTTATAGCTGCAGTAAATCCAGTGAAATATTTAGGGGCAGAGCCTATATTTATGGATTGCGATGATACTTTAAATATGGATTTAGATAAACTTGAAGAATTTTGTGAAAAAGAATGTTATTTAACAGAAAAAGGATTAATAAATAAAAAAACTAAAAAAATTATAAAAGCTTTAGTAGTTGTTCATGTATTTGGTAATATGGTTAATATGGAAAAAATAATGAATATAGCAAATAAATATAAGCTTAAAGTAGTAGAAGATGCAACTGAAGCTTTAGGAACTTATTGTACAGAAGGGAAATATAAAAGTAAATTTGCAGGAACAATAGGAGATTTTGGGGTTTATTCTTTTAATGGAAATAAGATTATAACTACTGGTGGAGGAGGAATGTTAGTAGGGAAAAATATAGATTTAGTTTTAAAAGCTAAATATTTATCAACTCAAGCTAAAGACGACCAGCTATATTATAATCATAGTGAAATAGGATATAATTACAGAATGACCAATATTCAAGCTGCTTTAGGAGTTGCTCAACTTGAACGGTTAGAAGAATTCATACAAATAAAGACTAAGAATTATAGTTTATATAAAAGTAAAATAAAAAATATAGAAGGATTAAGTTTATTAGATTTTAATCAAAACTGTAGATCAAATTATTGGTTTTATTCTTTAGTTATAAATAAAGAGAAATATGGTTTAAATAGAGACGAATTATTAAAAAAACTTAGCGAAAAAAAAATACAAACAAGACCTATTTGGGGACTTATACATAAGCAAAAACCTTATGTAAATAGTCAATCTTATAAGATAGAAAAAGCAAATTATTATTTAGAAAAAATAATTAATATACCCTGTAGTACTAATTTGAGTAAAGAAGAAGTTTTAATGGTAATTAAGGCATTAACAAATTTAAAACTAAGTATATAAGAAGGGATACTTATGAGACTACAAGATTTATTTATAGATGAGACTATGACCATAAAAGAAGCTTTAAAAAAGTTAGATGAAACAGCAAAAAAAATACTAATTGTTACTGAATATAATAAATTAAAAGCAGTTATAACTGATGGAGATATAAGACGTTGGATATTAAGAAGTGGAGATTTATCAAAAACAGTTAGTTTAATAATGAATAAAAAGCCTGTATTTTTAACGATAGGAAATGAACACTTAGCAGAAAAATTGATGAAGGAAAAATTTATTGAAAGTATTCCAGTGGTAAATAAAAACAAAGAAGTAGTAAATGTAATATTCTGGAATGAAAAATTTAAAGATAGGCTTAATTATTTTAATAAAATACAAAATCCCGTAGTTATAATGGCAGGAGGAAAAGGAACAAGACTCTATCCTTTTACAAAAATTTTTCCTAAACCACTAATTCCTATAGGAGAAATTCCTATAGTTGAAAGAATTATGAATAGATTTAGAGAATATGGCTGTGATGATTTTTACTTAACTGTAAATTATAAAAAAAATATGATAAGAGCATATTTTAACGAATTAAAAAAAGATTATAAAATAAATTATGTTGAAGAAGAAAGGCCTTTGGGAACAGGGGGCAGTTTACATTTATTAAAAGGAAAAATAAATAATACATTTTTTGTAAGTAATTGTGATATTTTAATAGATGGTAATTATTCAGATATGCTTAGATTTCATAAAGAAAATAAAAATAAAATTACAATGATAACATCTCTTAAACATTATGCTATTCCTTATGGTGTAATAAAATTGAATGAAGATGAAACTATAAAAAATATAGTTGAAAAACCTGAATATGATTTTTTAGTTAATACAGGTATGTATATATTAGATCCAGAAACTATAGAGGATGTACCAGAAAATGATTTCTATCATATTACAGATTTAATAAATTATTATATTAAAAAAGGAGAAAAAGTAGGGGCATATCCAGTTAGTGATAAATCATGGCTTGATATGGGACAATTTAAAGAAATGGAAAATATGATTGAAAGGTTAGGGTTAAAGTAAAATGAAAGATATTATACTAATAGGTGGAGGAGGACATTGTAAAAGTATAATAGATTCATTAAAAGACAGCTGTGAATTTAACATAGTAGGAATATTGGATCTAAAAGAAAATATAGGCGGTTTTATTAATAACATAAAAATAATAGGAACAGATAATGATTTGGTTAAATTCCACAAAAAAGGGATTAACTATGCATTTATAGGTGTTGGAAGTATAGGAAATCCTAAGTTGAGAATTGAACTTTATGAAAATGCGAAAAAAATAGGATATAAATTCCCTTTTATAATAGATAAAAGTGCAATAATTTCTAAAAATACAGTGATAAAAGAAGGCTCTTTTATAGGTAAGGGAGTTATAATTAATTCAGATGTGCACATCGGTAAAAATTGTATTATAAACACGGGATGTATAATAGATCATGAGTGCATTATAAAAGATTTTGTTCATATAGCTCCAGGGAGTGTTTTGAGTGGAGGGGTTGAAATTGGAACAAACACCCACATAGGGACGAACTCTACTATTATACAATATAGAAAAATAGGTAGTAATACAATTATAGGAGCAGGAAGTGTAGTAGTAAAAGATATAAAAAATAATGTTAAAGCTTATGGGAATCCTTGTAAGGAGGTATATTAATTGGCTAATGTATTTATAATAGCTGAAGCTGGAGTTAATCATAATGGGAGCTTAGATATTGCAAAAAAATTGATAGATGTGGCTGTAGAAGCAAAGGTGGATGCAGTCAAATTTCAAAGCTTTAAAACTGAAAAACTTGTTTCAAAAAATGCACAGAAAGCGCAATACCAAAAAGAAACTACAGATTTTTCAGAAAATCAATTTGATATGATAAAAAAATTAGAATTAGATTATGAAAAACATGAAGATTTAGTTAATTACTGCAAATCAAAAGAAATAATGTTTTTATCTTCACCTTTTGATTTGGAAAGCATAGACTTATTAGATAGTATGGGTTTAGAAATTTTTAAAATACCATCTGGAGAAATAACAAATCTACCTTATTTAAGAAAAATAGGGAAATTAAAAAAGAAAGTAATTTTATCAACTGGTATGGCTACACTTGGAGAAATAGAACAAGCATTAAACATTTTAAAAGAAAATGGAACATATGATATTACAGTCTTACATTGCAACACAGAATATCCAACTCCAATTGAAGATGTAAATTTAAAAGCCATGAATACTATAAAAGAAGCATTTAAAGTAGAAGTTGGATACTCAGACCATACATTAGGAATAGAAGCTCCTATAGCAGCAGTAGCCCTAGGAGCAAAAGTAATAGAAAAGCATTTTACATTAGATAAAAACATGAAAGGACCAGATCATAGAGCTAGTTTAAATCCTCAAGAATTAAAAGCTATGGTTAGATATATTAGGAATATAGAAAAAGCTATTGGAGATGGAATAAAAAGACCTTCTAAATCAGAGTTGAAAAATAAAGATATCGCTAGAAAAAGTTTAGTAGCAAATTGCAGTATAAAAAAAGGAGAAATTTTTACAGAAAAAAATATACAAGCAAAAAGACCAGGCAAAGGAATATCTCCTATGAGATGGAATGAAGTAATAGGTAAAGTAGCCAATAAAGATTATAAAGAAGATGAGTTGATTGAAATATGAAAAAAAAAGTTTGTGTAATTACTGGAACAAGAGCAGAGTATGGGCTATTGAAACCTTTAATAGATAAAATAGATAAAGATAGTGAATTAGAATTACAATTAATAGTTACTGGAATGCATTTATCGCCAGAGTTTGGATTTACTTATAATGAAATACAAACAGATGGATATAAAATAGATGAAAAAATTGAAATCTTATTAAGTTCAGATACCAATGTGGGAATATCTAAATCTATGGGACTTGCTATGATAAGTTTTGCAGAATGTTATGAAAGATTAAAACCAGATATGATAGTTGTATTAGGTGATCGATATGAAATATTTTGCGCTGCAAGTTGTGCTATGATATCTAGAATACCTATTTCTCATTTACATGGTGGAGAAGTTACTGAAGGTGTAGTAGATGAAGCTATAAGACATTCAATTAGTAAAATGAGTTATATTCACTTTACTAGTACACAAGAATATAGAAATAGAGTAATTCAGTTAGGAGAATGTCCAGACCGAGTTTTTAATGTAGGTGCTATAGGTATAGAAAATATAAAAAATATGAATTTACTGTCTAAAGAAGATTTACAAAAAAGTATAGGTTTTAAGTTTGGAGAAAAAACAATATTGGTTACATTTCATCCAGTTACATTAGAAAAGTTCTCTTCGAGAAAACAATTTCAAAACCTACTAGATGCAATAGATGAAATGAAAAATTTAAAGGTGATTTTTACAAAAGCAAACTCAGATACAAATGGAAGAATAATTAATAAAATAATAGATGAATATGTTAATAAAAATAAAGAAAAAGCTATAGCATTTATATCGCTAGGACAATTAAGATACTTGAGTGCTATGAAATATGTAGATGCAGTTGTCGGAAATTCGTCTAGTGGAATAATAGAAGCTCCTTCTTTTAAAGTTCCTACAGTTAATATAGGAGATAGGCAAAAAGGAAGAATACAAGCTAAATCTGTTATTAATTGTAAGCCTAGTAAAAAAGATATTTTAAATAGTTTTGAAAAAGCTTTTTCTAGAGAATTTAAGAATGAAATAAAGTTTACCAAAAATCCGTATGGAGATGGAAAAGTATCCAATAAAATTATGAAAGAAATAAAACGATATTTATTTGATGATCTAATAAATATAAAAAAGCCTTTTTATGATATAAAGGTGAGGTGATTTTATGAAAAAAATACTTGCAATTATACCCGCTAGAGGAGGATCTAAGGGGGTACCTCGAAAAAATATAAAGCATTTATACGGTAAACATTTAATAGGTTGGACTATAGAAGCAGCTAAAAAGTCTAAGTATATAGATAGATTAATAGTATCAACAGAAGATAAAGAAATAGCTGAGGTTTCTAAAAAATATGGATGTGAAATTCCTTTCTTAAGGCCAAAAGAGCTTGCAAAAGATGATACATCTGGAATAGATCCTGTAATACATGCTGTTAATTGTATGAAAAATGATTATGGTTATAATCCGGATTATGTTATGCTTTTACAGTGCACTTCTCCTCTTAGAAATGAGAAGCAAATAGATGAATCTATAGAATTAATTTTAGAAAATGAAAATTCAGAGTCTTTAATTTCCATTACAGAAGTTGAACATAATCCTTATTGGAATAAAAAAATTGATAAGAATGGATTTTTAAAGGATTTCATAGAATACGACAAAAGTAAATTTGTAAGAAGACAAGATTTCAAAAAAATTTACAGATTAAATGGTGCTATATATATAGCTAAAACAGATTTACTAATAAGACAAAAAAGTTTTGATACAAAATTTACAATACCATATATTATGGATAAAAAAAGTTCTATAGATATAGATACAATAGAAGATTTTGAACTTGCTGAATTTTATATTTCAAAATTAAACAATAGTTTTTGAGTGTATTAAAAAATCATTTTGTCTAAA
The window above is part of the Tepidibacter aestuarii genome. Proteins encoded here:
- a CDS encoding motility associated factor glycosyltransferase family protein, giving the protein MKENNTYIDNISALRRRFPYIIDLLESCNLENKEVSSNILKSKDGNLTMSLKRNKEEIYLYSKYNPLSRVKNKLEYDLKEVKKGKKNVLLLIGLGLGYEIEYMLNEEYIDNIIVFEPDIATFCDVINKKDITNIINSNKVVLILGENDEYLESLMSYVCSNVVYSYSQIYIKTNKQYNKIYPKKISIFLKKFKDILEKNKTNLDTEIRFSLDWSKNIIKNIPYLFESYSVNIFEDFLKNTPAFIISAGPSLNKNIQLLKAIDNRGIIICTDTALKPMLKNNIKPHLVISVDGSCKNYKKYENTEYADIPLFYSVKVNDKILSECKSKKVIYSAYDEELSKILKKLNIGLSNLPSGGSVANNALSLAIFMNANPIVLVGQDLAYSNNQKHATGTLYDDSKNYIDQEEKLVEGIDGKLLKTNESLLTFLKWFEDVIKRDKNNRVYVNATEGGANIKGTTVMKLEDVINRYCNEPKDLNLRFNNLLENSTYFINEEYRKEVIGIFEDELFNLIKYKNILEENIKICEILINEIDSKLIREYLEILDLNDRKISNVKNETIFIGSVLTNATNNIILNIRRNNNLNESENENNKSIALDNSLYLYQELIKSIEYIIPIIKTTINKLIR
- a CDS encoding motility associated factor glycosyltransferase family protein — its product is MKNINKNIYIKNIELLKQYYPEYIKVLEDNKYNDEKVKVIETRDGNISLIVEKGKKITIHSKYKPIEEAKRWTKNIQIEENDCIFVFGMGLLYHVDFLLEKIRQNNKLIIIEPSIEVLKKTISVVDLENIILNNNISIVLYNDEHFKDRVSKILMETGLQRINYKYLKLQTYVNAFVEEYRDYLNVLNNAKIDILTQKNTIINSSEEWTKNDYKNLKHLKNSINISCFFNKFKNIPAILVSAGPSLDKNIEYIRNFKDKCLIIAVDTSLKALITKDINPHMVISVDGTYKNYDKIKGLDFSNIPLVYTNRVYYKILEEHKGKKIIYDFDSNIVSNLFSRIGEDIGILEEQGSVSTCALDFLIKIGANPIVFVGQDLAYTDDKKYAQNTMYDYVDYERYGDFGFESFVDGYYGGKVKTDYALRRFLEYFETRIYKEKEKIEFINATEGGANIKGCKNITLKNLKNEFENKINIGMTINNIFKIKSIINNENKDRFVKELEKMYLSIKNIENKLNQVLKQIEQLHLIYDKNDYYYKIKEIKEIIAIVDQFEEFLQNKKDEIILMNYELFKWEQEVIAITKNSNILNIDERQKGLIIAKNNKIIYEKLKDIVIDHKKKLETCLSEI
- a CDS encoding NAD-dependent 4,6-dehydratase LegB, translated to MKVLVTGADGFIGSHLVEALLEEGHDVRAFAYYNSFNSWGWLDTLPKDRLKEIEVFTGDIRDPNGVREAMKGIEEVYHLAALIAIPFSYHSPDSYVDTNIKGTLNVLQAARDLDTKRVLVTSTSEVYGTAKYVPIDEKHPFQGQSPYSATKIGADRIAESFYKSFNMPISIVRPFNTYGPRQSARAVIPTIITQLLAGKEEIKLGSLTPTRDFNYVKDTARGFIDIAKSDKTIGEEINIATQKEISIGELAQELINQINPNAKIICDEQRIRPEKSEVNRLLGSNEKIKRLTNWDTRYSLTEGIAETIEWIKNNLDKYKVDIYNL
- a CDS encoding acetyltransferase, yielding MKDIILIGGGGHCKSIIDSLKDSCEFNIVGILDLKENIGGFINNIKIIGTDNDLVKFHKKGINYAFIGVGSIGNPKLRIELYENAKKIGYKFPFIIDKSAIISKNTVIKEGSFIGKGVIINSDVHIGKNCIINTGCIIDHECIIKDFVHIAPGSVLSGGVEIGTNTHIGTNSTIIQYRKIGSNTIIGAGSVVVKDIKNNVKAYGNPCKEVY
- a CDS encoding LegC family aminotransferase translates to MDKFIPLSVPKLKGKELEYVTNAIETEWVSTGGAYINEFEKNIAKYLNIENAVACQSGTAGLHLALRLCEVKYGDEVIVPTLTFIAAVNPVKYLGAEPIFMDCDDTLNMDLDKLEEFCEKECYLTEKGLINKKTKKIIKALVVVHVFGNMVNMEKIMNIANKYKLKVVEDATEALGTYCTEGKYKSKFAGTIGDFGVYSFNGNKIITTGGGGMLVGKNIDLVLKAKYLSTQAKDDQLYYNHSEIGYNYRMTNIQAALGVAQLERLEEFIQIKTKNYSLYKSKIKNIEGLSLLDFNQNCRSNYWFYSLVINKEKYGLNRDELLKKLSEKKIQTRPIWGLIHKQKPYVNSQSYKIEKANYYLEKIINIPCSTNLSKEEVLMVIKALTNLKLSI
- a CDS encoding glycosyltransferase family protein, with the protein product MKNIVLLKGKFQYDVVNRFIDYIEKGFYKLGYETRIIEFSNFDSEEKKNEYIYKLLTFIDNDTQFVFLFNLIMNNVLKGFTKIYDKLNFLTVGFLVDSTILHYDRVKNISDKDVLFCMDENHIDIAKLYTKNVYFSPHGGCEARTKISIDSCKRNKPIVFAGTYENSNEIFNDWKYYDETTRKNMLEILELGMSSKELYLENIVIDFLKSRFEFEDMMESGGYQIFTEIDRYIRMKRREDIINSLINKGLKVECYGKGWENFGLADKLDVKGSVSFSYILHLMQKSKVFLDCTPSYKKGGHERIFSSMLNGSVCFTDRNIYLGKEFKENKEILFYDYDNLNESIDRLIDILDNDSKRIEIAQDGQKKALENHTWENRAKFIVDKINEIKL
- a CDS encoding nucleotidyltransferase family protein; this encodes MRLQDLFIDETMTIKEALKKLDETAKKILIVTEYNKLKAVITDGDIRRWILRSGDLSKTVSLIMNKKPVFLTIGNEHLAEKLMKEKFIESIPVVNKNKEVVNVIFWNEKFKDRLNYFNKIQNPVVIMAGGKGTRLYPFTKIFPKPLIPIGEIPIVERIMNRFREYGCDDFYLTVNYKKNMIRAYFNELKKDYKINYVEEERPLGTGGSLHLLKGKINNTFFVSNCDILIDGNYSDMLRFHKENKNKITMITSLKHYAIPYGVIKLNEDETIKNIVEKPEYDFLVNTGMYILDPETIEDVPENDFYHITDLINYYIKKGEKVGAYPVSDKSWLDMGQFKEMENMIERLGLK
- the neuB gene encoding N-acetylneuraminate synthase yields the protein MANVFIIAEAGVNHNGSLDIAKKLIDVAVEAKVDAVKFQSFKTEKLVSKNAQKAQYQKETTDFSENQFDMIKKLELDYEKHEDLVNYCKSKEIMFLSSPFDLESIDLLDSMGLEIFKIPSGEITNLPYLRKIGKLKKKVILSTGMATLGEIEQALNILKENGTYDITVLHCNTEYPTPIEDVNLKAMNTIKEAFKVEVGYSDHTLGIEAPIAAVALGAKVIEKHFTLDKNMKGPDHRASLNPQELKAMVRYIRNIEKAIGDGIKRPSKSELKNKDIARKSLVANCSIKKGEIFTEKNIQAKRPGKGISPMRWNEVIGKVANKDYKEDELIEI